One genomic region from Salvia hispanica cultivar TCC Black 2014 chromosome 2, UniMelb_Shisp_WGS_1.0, whole genome shotgun sequence encodes:
- the LOC125206564 gene encoding L-type lectin-domain containing receptor kinase S.6-like, which translates to MPPSPLNLLFLLLLLLPSISTAHNVTFFEDAFWSNPQLDSFSLTKHKDCSAPPPPSPPFGLGRAFYSKPVRFLDHSTRATASFSCRFSFTATTLPSSCPSGDGIAFLIASSTADFIPQDSFLAVEFDSNTSRVAIALDNTTPASSAPAGFPLHHAREVTSWIEYRHSDTTIRVWISHSNRIRPRHPILSSKIDLSTRFKDLMTVGFTAANVRGSSAYTVERWRFKTFLGIVPPTISMDGLKTGDCFVCSQFDTTIEFGSFQPRRMRKEILILIVVLTTFAALTILFGAALVACVCAVRRHGSKRAQKQRRAYRFHEGRTVPMMLSLSEIRSATNGFSHDRIIGEGGSAVVYVGKIPHCGTVAIKRFNHESHYDESSFSRVPFNTEFATMAGCLRHKNLVQMQGWCCELNELVLVYEYMANGSLDKLLHGRTPCSRLLTWEKRRNVVLGVASALIYLHEECDSQIIHRDVKTCNILLDVELNPKLGDFGLAEVFRQSLRGMIEGGRDGAMGYLAPEYAFSGIPTVKTDVYSFGVVVLEVASGRRPVDKTGCLLSEHVWGMWERGGLVEAADPKLVGRFSRGEMERMLVVGLACAHPNEEMRPRMREAARMLRGEAPLPALPTKRPVVMIQSVVPQIAEEMVLSCDDTDTQWSTPRTHFSKNQYHPDFNA; encoded by the coding sequence ATGCCGCCGTCTCCTCTCaatctcctcttcctcctcctcctcctcctcccatCCATCTCCACCGCCCACAACGTCACCTTCTTCGAAGACGCATTCTGGAGCAACCCCCAGCTCGACTCCTTCTCCCTCACCAAACACAAAGACTGCAGCGCCCCCCCTCCTCCCTCCCCCCCCTTCGGCCTCGGCCGAGCATTCTACTCGAAGCCAGTCCGCTTCCTCGACCACTCCACCAGAGCCACCGCCTCCTTCTCCTGCCGCTTCTCCTTCACCGCCACCACCCTCCCCAGCTCCTGCCCCTCCGGCGACGGCATCGCCTTCCTCATCGCCTCCTCCACCGCCGACTTCATCCCCCAAGACTCCTTCCTCGCCGTCGAATTCGACTCCAACACCAGCCGCGTCGCCATCGCCCTCGACAACACCACCCCCGCCTCCTCCGCCCCCGCCGGCTTCCCCCTCCACCACGCCCGAGAGGTCACCTCCTGGATCGAATACCGCCACTCCGACACCACCATCCGCGTCTGGATCAGCCACTCCAACCGAATCCGCCCCCGCCACCCCATCCTCTCATCCAAGATCGACCTCTCCACCCGCTTCAAGGACCTCATGACCGTCGGCTTCACCGCCGCAAACGTCAGAGGCTCCTCCGCCTACACCGTCGAGCGCTGGCGATTCAAGACCTTTCTTGGAATCGTCCCTCCCACAATTTCAATGGACGGCCTCAAAACAGGGGATTGCTTTGTTTGCTCCCAATTCGACACCACCATCGAATTCGGCTCATTTCAGCCTCGTCGAATGCGGAAGGAGATTCTGATCCTAATCGTCGTTCTCACGACCTTCGCTGCGCTCACCATCTTGTTTGGAGCAGCTTTAGTCGCCTGCGTCTGCGCTGTCAGGCGCCACGGGAGCAAGCGGGCGCAGAAACAGAGGAGGGCGTATCGTTTCCACGAGGGGAGGACCGTGCCGATGATGCTATCCCTGAGCGAGATCAGATCCGCCACCAATGGATTCAGCCATGATAGGATCATAGGGGAAGGTGGCTCGGCTGTGGTGTATGTCGGAAAAATCCCGCATTGTGGGACCGTGGCGATCAAGCGTTTCAACCACGAGAGCCACTACGATGAGTCATCGTTCTCCCGTGTCCCTTTCAACACCGAGTTTGCTACAATGGCGGGGTGTTTAAGGCACAAGAATCTTGTCCAGATGCAGGGGTGGTGCTGTGAGTTGAATGAGCTTGTGCTTGTGTATGAATACATGGCTAATGGCAGCCTTGATAAGCTCCTCCACGGGCGAACGCCTTGCTCGAGGCTCCTCACGTGGGAGAAGAGGCGCAACGTCGTCCTTGGCGTCGCGTCTGCGTTGATCTACCTTCACGAGGAGTGTGACAGCCAGATCATCCACCGAGACGTCAAGACCTGCAACATATTGCTTGATGTAGAGCTGAATCCGAAGCTCGGTGATTTCGGGCTGGCTGAGGTTTTCAGGCAGAGTTTGAGGGGTATGATAGAAGGGGGGAGGGATGGGGCAATGGGGTACCTAGCGCCGGAATATGCCTTCTCGGGCATCCCCACGGTGAAGACGGATGTGTACAGCTTCGGGGTGGTGGTGCTGGAGGTGGCATCAGGGAGGCGCCCGGTCGATAAAACGGGGTGTCTCCTGAGCGAGCATGTGTGGGGGATGTGGGAGAGAGGGGGGTTGGTTGAGGCGGCTGATCCGAAGCTCGTGGGGAGGTTTAGCCGCGGGGAGATGGAGAGGATGCTCGTGGTGGGGCTGGCGTGCGCGCACCCTAACGAGGAGATGAGGCCGAGGATGAGGGAGGCTGCGCGGATGCTGAGAGGGGAGGCGCCGCTCCCGGCCTTGCCTACCAAGAGGCCTGTGGTGATGATCCAGTCAGTTGTGCCTCAGATAGCTGAGGAAATGGTGTTGAGTTGTGATGATACAGATACACAATGGTCTACTCCTAGAACACATTTTAGCAAGAACCAATACCACCCTGATTTTAATGCTTGA
- the LOC125203764 gene encoding protein MITOFERRINLIKE 1, chloroplastic, whose product METSTGNALLLLSPNPHTLTDFNSSFNHLNILISSSPIYSHTGPNPTAAARKVFAKIPKPKLTFSSTTLSSQDLSQTPQKRNWLKPAARGSPAAQALFKNLSTLERAVIGAAAGGIAGAFTYVCLHPLDTVKTRLQTKGASEIYKGAFDVIVKTFQSKGILGFYSGVSAVIVGSTFSSAVYFGTCEFGKSFLSRIGSYPPLLIPPTAGAMGNIVSSAIMVPKELITQRMQAGANGRSWEVLLRILEKDGILGLYAGYSATLLRNLPAGVLSYSSFEYLKAAVLRETKQANLEPYQSVGCGALAGAISASLTTPLDVVKTRLMTQGHGEAVNKVSAAMYSGVRDTVKQILKEEGWVGFTRGMGPRVFYSACFSAIGYFAFETARLTILNEYIRRKELEVVVVPADAVADQSG is encoded by the coding sequence ATGGAAACTTCGACCGGCAAtgctctcctcctcctctccccAAATCCACACACTCTCACCGATTTCAATTCATCATTTAACCATCTCAACATTCTCATTTCCTCCTCACCTATCTACTCGCACACCGGTCCCAATCCAACCGCAGCCGCACGCAAGGTGTTTGCTAAAATCCCCaaaccaaaattgaccttCTCATCCACCACACTTTCCAGCCAGGACCTCTCTCAAACACCACAAAAGCGTAATTGGCTCAAGCCGGCCGCTAGAGGATCGCCGGCGGCCCAAGCCCTGTTTAAGAATCTCTCCACTCTTGAGCGGGCGGTCATCGGCGCGGCTGCTGGTGGGATTGCTGGTGCATTTACTTATGTGTGTCTTCATCCCCTCGATACGGTCAAAACCAGGCTGCAGACAAAGGGTGCATCCGAAATTTACAAAGGCGCATTCGATGTGATTGTCAAGACTTTCCAGAGTAAGGGGATTTTAGGATTCTACAGTGGCGTTTCCGCGGTTATTGTCGGATCGACGTTCTCCTCTGCAGTTTATTTCGGAACTTGTGAGTTTGGGAAGTCGTTTTTGTCGAGAATTGGGAGCTATCCGCCTCTGTTGATCCCTCCAACAGCTGGGGCAATGGGGAACATTGTATCGTCTGCGATCATGGTGCCGAAGGAATTGATCACGCAGAGGATGCAGGCGGGCGCCAACGGGCGATCATGGGAGGTCTTGTTGAGGATTTTGGAGAAAGATGGAATCTTGGGGCTGTATGCTGGATATAGTGCCACATTGCTTAGAAATCTGCCTGCTGGTGTTTTGAGTTATTCGTCGTTTGAGTATCTGAAAGCTGCGGTCTTGAGGGAGACAAAGCAGGCGAATTTGGAGCCGTATCAGAGTGTTGGCTGTGGGGCTTTGGCCGGGGCAATATCCGCCTCTTTGACAACTCCTTTGGATGTAGTGAAGACTAGGCTGATGACACAGGGCCACGGGGAGGCTGTGAACAAGGTTTCTGCTGCCATGTATTCGGGAGTGAGGGATACAGTCAAGCAGATACTTAAGGAAGAAGGGTGGGTTGGATTCACACGTGGGATGGGGCCTCGAGTTTTCTATAGTGCTTGCTTTTCTGCTATAGGGTACTTTGCATTTGAAACAGCTCGGCTTACAATTTTGAATGAGTATATAAGGAGAAAGGAGCTTGAAGTTGTTGTTGTTCCTGCTGATGCAGTAGCTGATCAAAGTGGCTGA